The following are encoded in a window of Flavobacterium sp. WC2421 genomic DNA:
- a CDS encoding amino acid permease: MALSSLFRKKTVQDILAQVEKNNADGHNALGKHLKARDLAAFGIAAIIGAGIFSTIGKASFDGGPAVIFLFLFTAIACSFAAFAYAEFASMVPVSGSAYTYSYVAFGEIMAWIIGWALIMEYAVGNITVAISWSDYFTSLMDNIINNLNHNYHLNLQVLADWAQMDYLTASNGFKDATALMQGGKSFENLSTGLKSAYTAWTTAPTIGSFHFVADLPALFIIVLITALVYRGMKESRNASNMMVIVKLCIILLVIAVGSFYIDIDNWTPFAPNGVSGVLKGVSAVFFAYIGFDAISTTAEECENPQRDLPKGMMWAIIICTVLYIIIALVLTGMVNYADLNVGDPLLFVFKKLDLKIMSAIIGVSAVIAMASVLLVFQMGQPRIWMSMSRDGLLPKRFSRVHPIYKTPSYATVVTGFVVAIPALFLNLTMVTDLCSIGTLFAFVLVCAGVLVLQNKPNIPRGKFKTPYVNSKYVVPFLLAAGIFYALQFNHKGTMDFITNETQVNKAEDIITSLNKKESQKVYAYLVSLDAENNTVEKPDLENLLSKYQDDEAKYATVVAGLPIDNSLKYESGFSLFKHKIPMWIFLIALIGLTIWSFKENLSLIPLLGLVSCLYMMAELSVWNWIYFTIWLLIGLVIYFGFSRKNSKLSHL; the protein is encoded by the coding sequence ATGGCACTTTCCAGTTTGTTTAGAAAAAAAACAGTGCAAGATATCTTGGCACAGGTAGAAAAAAATAATGCTGACGGGCACAATGCATTAGGCAAACATCTTAAAGCAAGAGATTTGGCCGCTTTTGGTATCGCTGCAATAATTGGTGCGGGGATTTTTAGTACTATTGGTAAAGCTAGTTTTGATGGTGGTCCAGCTGTTATATTTTTATTTTTATTTACTGCAATAGCTTGTAGTTTTGCTGCTTTTGCTTATGCTGAATTTGCATCTATGGTTCCAGTTTCTGGTAGTGCATATACGTATTCGTATGTAGCTTTTGGTGAAATAATGGCATGGATAATTGGTTGGGCTTTGATTATGGAATATGCTGTAGGGAATATCACCGTCGCCATATCATGGAGTGATTACTTTACTAGTTTGATGGATAATATAATAAACAATCTCAATCATAATTACCATCTTAATTTACAAGTTCTAGCCGATTGGGCTCAAATGGATTATTTAACAGCTTCCAATGGCTTTAAAGATGCAACGGCATTGATGCAAGGAGGAAAATCTTTCGAAAATTTAAGTACAGGACTTAAATCTGCTTATACTGCTTGGACCACTGCGCCAACAATAGGTTCTTTCCATTTTGTTGCTGATTTGCCTGCTCTATTTATTATCGTTTTGATAACCGCTTTAGTATATCGCGGAATGAAAGAATCTCGTAATGCGAGTAATATGATGGTAATCGTAAAGCTGTGTATAATTCTATTGGTTATTGCGGTAGGTTCTTTTTATATCGATATTGATAATTGGACTCCTTTTGCTCCTAATGGTGTGAGTGGGGTTTTGAAAGGAGTTTCGGCTGTTTTCTTTGCTTATATTGGTTTTGATGCCATATCGACTACAGCTGAAGAATGTGAAAATCCCCAACGTGATTTACCAAAAGGAATGATGTGGGCGATAATTATTTGTACTGTTTTGTATATAATAATTGCTTTGGTATTAACAGGTATGGTGAATTATGCTGATTTGAATGTGGGTGATCCTTTACTTTTTGTTTTCAAAAAATTAGATTTGAAAATCATGTCGGCTATCATTGGTGTGAGTGCTGTAATTGCCATGGCAAGTGTATTGTTAGTTTTCCAAATGGGACAACCGCGTATCTGGATGAGTATGAGTCGTGATGGGCTGTTGCCAAAACGTTTCTCTAGAGTGCATCCAATATATAAAACTCCTTCTTACGCTACTGTTGTTACTGGATTTGTAGTGGCTATTCCTGCTTTGTTTTTGAATTTAACTATGGTAACTGACTTATGTAGTATAGGTACTTTATTTGCCTTCGTATTGGTTTGTGCTGGAGTTTTGGTTTTGCAAAATAAACCCAATATTCCAAGAGGGAAATTCAAAACACCTTATGTGAACTCTAAATATGTGGTTCCTTTTTTATTGGCTGCCGGAATATTCTATGCGTTGCAATTTAACCATAAAGGGACAATGGATTTTATTACTAATGAAACTCAAGTCAATAAAGCGGAAGATATTATTACTTCATTAAATAAAAAAGAATCCCAAAAAGTGTATGCTTATCTTGTAAGTTTAGACGCTGAAAATAATACTGTTGAAAAACCAGATTTAGAAAATTTATTAAGTAAATACCAAGATGATGAAGCTAAATATGCTACTGTAGTTGCTGGTTTACCAATTGATAATAGCTTGAAGTATGAAAGTGGTTTTAGTTTGTTCAAACATAAAATACCAATGTGGATTTTCCTAATCGCTTTGATTGGATTGACGATTTGGTCTTTCAAAGAAAATCTATCTTTAATCCCATTATTAGGATTAGTGAGCTGTTTGTATATGATGGCTGAATTAAGTGTTTGGAACTGGATCTACTTTACTATTTGGTTGCTAATAGGTTTGGTGATTTACTTTGGCTTCAGCCGAAAAAACAGTAAACTGAGTCATTTGTAG
- a CDS encoding aminotransferase class I/II-fold pyridoxal phosphate-dependent enzyme produces MDNFNPADNIQDLQYFGEFGGVNPSISDSSTYTFLSAKTMFDTFEGNMEGCYLYSRHSSPSNLYLDKALAAMEGTETANVSASGMGAITPTLLQLCGAGDHIVSSRTIYGGTYAFLKNFAPRLGIKTAFIDITKLDAVEAAITPETKVLYCETVSNPLLEVADIAGLSKIAKKHNLKLVVDNTFSPLSVTPIKLGADIVIHSLTKYINGSSDTVGGVTCASQEFINSLKDVNSGASMLLGPTMDSMRSASVMKNMRTLHLRIKQHSYNAAYLAERFEKDGLKTVYPGLASHPSHKLYASMINPEYGFGGMMTLDVGTLAKANELMELMQSRNLGYLAVSLGFYKTLFSAPGTSTSSEIPLNEQAEMGLTDGLIRFSIGLDNDIERTYQMMRTCMQELSIL; encoded by the coding sequence ATGGATAATTTCAATCCCGCAGACAACATTCAAGACTTACAGTATTTTGGCGAATTTGGTGGTGTAAACCCATCAATTTCTGACTCATCGACTTATACCTTTTTATCAGCAAAAACCATGTTTGATACTTTTGAAGGTAATATGGAAGGGTGCTACTTGTACTCGCGTCACTCCTCTCCTAGCAACTTGTATTTAGACAAAGCCCTTGCAGCAATGGAAGGAACAGAAACTGCCAATGTTTCGGCATCAGGAATGGGAGCGATCACGCCTACCTTGTTACAACTATGTGGTGCTGGTGATCATATCGTTTCAAGTAGAACAATTTATGGCGGAACGTATGCTTTCTTGAAGAATTTCGCTCCACGATTAGGGATCAAAACTGCTTTTATAGACATTACAAAACTAGATGCAGTTGAAGCTGCTATCACCCCTGAGACAAAAGTGCTGTACTGCGAAACAGTAAGTAATCCTTTACTAGAAGTGGCTGATATTGCTGGATTGTCTAAAATTGCCAAGAAACACAATTTGAAATTAGTTGTGGACAATACCTTTTCGCCTTTATCAGTAACTCCAATAAAACTAGGTGCTGATATTGTGATTCACTCTTTGACAAAATACATAAACGGAAGTAGTGATACGGTAGGTGGAGTAACCTGTGCATCGCAAGAATTTATCAATAGTTTGAAGGATGTAAATAGTGGTGCAAGTATGCTTTTAGGACCTACGATGGACAGCATGCGCTCAGCGAGTGTGATGAAAAACATGCGCACACTGCATTTGAGAATAAAACAACACAGTTATAATGCGGCTTACTTAGCAGAGCGTTTTGAAAAAGATGGATTAAAAACCGTTTATCCAGGTCTAGCAAGTCACCCAAGTCATAAACTATATGCTTCAATGATTAATCCAGAGTACGGTTTTGGAGGAATGATGACACTAGACGTAGGAACTTTGGCGAAAGCCAATGAATTAATGGAGTTAATGCAATCCCGTAATTTAGGATATTTAGCTGTAAGCTTAGGGTTTTACAAAACTTTATTTAGTGCTCCTGGAACTTCTACCTCAAGTGAAATCCCGCTGAACGAACAAGCCGAAATGGGCTTAACGGATGGTCTAATTCGGTTTTCAATAGGTTTAGACAATGATATCGAAAGAACATACCAAATGATGAGAACTTGCATGCAAGAACTTTCAATTTTATAA
- a CDS encoding Lrp/AsnC family transcriptional regulator: protein MTLDSTDKKLLFLLQTDSKRTNKELSLKLNLSVTAVYERIKKLEREGIIDKYVVVLNKSKVEKGFVVFCHLKLIQHSHEFLTHFESEVVKLHEVLECHHVSGDYDYILKIVVKDMEAYREFLVTKLTTLQHIGSTQSTFMINEVKNTTVVTI, encoded by the coding sequence ATGACATTAGACTCAACCGATAAAAAACTACTCTTTTTATTACAAACCGATAGCAAAAGAACCAATAAAGAATTGTCTTTAAAACTCAATCTTTCCGTAACTGCCGTTTATGAGCGCATCAAAAAATTAGAGCGCGAAGGCATCATAGATAAATATGTAGTAGTGCTCAATAAATCCAAAGTAGAGAAGGGATTCGTAGTTTTTTGCCATTTAAAACTCATTCAACATTCGCATGAATTTCTAACGCATTTTGAAAGTGAAGTGGTAAAGCTTCATGAAGTGTTAGAATGCCACCATGTTAGCGGTGATTATGATTACATTTTAAAAATTGTGGTTAAGGACATGGAAGCTTATCGAGAATTTTTGGTAACCAAATTAACAACCCTTCAACATATAGGTAGTACACAAAGTACTTTTATGATAAATGAAGTAAAAAATACTACAGTAGTAACGATTTGA
- the lpdA gene encoding dihydrolipoyl dehydrogenase, with amino-acid sequence MSSFDVVIIGSGPGGYVSAIRCAQLGFNTAIIEKYSTLGGTCLNVGCIPSKAMLASSHHYAEIAHFADHGIELSGEVKVNLEKMIARKQAVVDQTSGGVKYLMDKNKITVLEGMGSFVDATHVAVAKADGTTETIEAKNIIIATGSKPSSLPFITIDKERIITSTEALKLPEVPKHLVIIGGGVIGIELGQVYLRLGAQVSVVEYMDRIIPGMDSSLSKELTKVLKKQGMKFYVSHKVKSVERNGDAVTVQAENAKGETINLEGDYALVSVGRRPYTDGLNADKAGVKISDRGQVEVNDHLQTNISNIYAIGDVVRGAMLAHKAEEEGTMVAEILAGQKPHIDYNLIPGVVYTWPEVAAVGQTEEQLKASGVEYKVGNFPFKALGRARASGDLDGFVKILADAKTDEVLGVHMIGARTADLIAEAVTAMEFKASAEDISRMSHAHPTFAEAIKEAALAATDNRALHV; translated from the coding sequence ATGAGTTCATTTGACGTAGTCATTATAGGTTCTGGTCCAGGAGGATATGTGTCAGCAATTCGTTGTGCACAACTAGGTTTCAATACAGCAATTATCGAAAAATATTCCACTTTAGGCGGAACTTGTCTTAATGTAGGATGTATTCCTTCAAAAGCAATGTTAGCTTCTTCACACCATTATGCTGAAATAGCACATTTTGCTGATCATGGAATCGAACTTTCAGGAGAGGTAAAAGTAAATTTGGAAAAAATGATTGCTCGTAAACAAGCAGTTGTGGATCAAACTTCAGGAGGTGTAAAATACCTAATGGATAAAAACAAAATTACAGTATTAGAAGGTATGGGATCTTTTGTAGATGCAACTCATGTTGCTGTTGCAAAAGCAGATGGAACAACGGAAACAATTGAAGCTAAAAACATCATTATTGCTACAGGTTCTAAACCATCTTCTTTGCCATTTATTACAATTGATAAAGAAAGAATCATCACTTCTACCGAAGCATTAAAATTACCTGAGGTTCCTAAACATTTGGTGATTATTGGTGGTGGAGTTATTGGTATTGAATTAGGTCAAGTTTATTTACGTTTAGGAGCGCAAGTTTCTGTAGTAGAATATATGGATCGTATTATTCCAGGCATGGATAGTTCATTGTCTAAAGAATTGACTAAAGTATTAAAGAAACAAGGAATGAAATTCTACGTTTCTCATAAAGTAAAATCGGTTGAAAGAAATGGTGATGCCGTTACAGTTCAAGCCGAAAATGCTAAAGGAGAAACTATTAATCTTGAAGGAGATTATGCTTTAGTTTCTGTAGGGCGTCGTCCTTACACAGACGGATTAAATGCAGATAAAGCAGGAGTAAAAATTTCTGATAGAGGACAAGTAGAAGTAAACGATCATTTACAAACTAATATTTCTAATATCTACGCTATTGGTGATGTAGTTCGTGGAGCGATGTTAGCGCACAAAGCTGAGGAAGAAGGAACAATGGTTGCTGAAATTTTAGCTGGTCAAAAACCACACATTGATTACAACTTGATTCCAGGGGTGGTGTATACTTGGCCAGAAGTGGCTGCAGTAGGACAAACAGAAGAGCAATTAAAAGCTTCTGGAGTGGAATATAAAGTGGGGAATTTTCCTTTCAAAGCTTTAGGTCGTGCTAGAGCAAGTGGTGATTTAGATGGATTTGTAAAAATTCTTGCTGATGCAAAAACGGATGAAGTGCTAGGAGTTCACATGATTGGTGCTAGAACAGCTGATTTAATTGCTGAAGCAGTTACTGCAATGGAATTCAAAGCATCTGCCGAAGATATTTCAAGAATGTCACATGCACATCCTACATTTGCAGAAGCCATAAAAGAAGCAGCATTAGCTGCTACTGATAACAGAGCATTACACGTATAG
- a CDS encoding lipocalin family protein — MKNRSLLGGLVLIGVLFTACGGKTIPDKAEAVQNFNKTKYLGKWFEIARLDFKFEKGLNNTTAEYSLREDGKIKVDNKGYNYNKKEWEQSIGKAKFVDAENVAMLKVSFFGPFYGGYNVIAIDDDYKYALIAGSSLKYLWILSRETSIPENIKKEYLKKAEEIGYNTADLIWVEHNK, encoded by the coding sequence ATGAAAAATAGATCTTTATTAGGTGGATTAGTTTTAATTGGAGTTTTATTTACGGCTTGTGGAGGTAAAACAATCCCTGATAAAGCGGAAGCCGTTCAAAATTTCAATAAAACTAAATATCTAGGAAAATGGTTTGAAATTGCAAGATTGGATTTTAAATTCGAAAAAGGTTTAAACAATACAACTGCTGAATATTCATTGAGAGAAGATGGAAAAATAAAAGTGGACAATAAAGGGTATAACTACAACAAAAAGGAGTGGGAGCAAAGTATAGGTAAAGCAAAGTTTGTTGATGCTGAAAATGTAGCAATGTTAAAAGTTTCTTTCTTTGGTCCGTTTTATGGAGGTTATAATGTAATTGCGATTGATGATGATTATAAATACGCACTAATTGCAGGTTCTAGTCTTAAGTATCTATGGATCTTATCTCGCGAAACATCAATCCCTGAAAATATTAAAAAAGAATATCTGAAAAAAGCAGAAGAAATTGGGTATAATACCGCTGATTTAATCTGGGTAGAACACAATAAATAA
- a CDS encoding DoxX family membrane protein, which translates to MKIATIIIRTMLGLLFLYTSVSYFFHLTPEPATTGDFKAFQVGLIASTYLLPLAKAVEFLCGFSFVTGKYMTLANLMIFPVTLNILLINYFLTPDNLPIAIFVFVGNIFLIFTHWGNYKGLFRAE; encoded by the coding sequence ATGAAAATTGCTACCATTATTATTCGGACTATGCTTGGGCTTTTATTTCTTTACACTTCAGTTAGTTATTTTTTTCATCTTACTCCAGAACCTGCAACCACTGGCGATTTCAAAGCTTTTCAAGTTGGCTTAATAGCTTCTACTTATTTATTACCATTGGCTAAAGCAGTAGAGTTTTTATGTGGATTTTCTTTTGTAACTGGTAAATATATGACTTTGGCAAATCTTATGATTTTTCCAGTAACTTTGAATATTTTATTGATTAACTATTTCTTAACTCCTGATAATTTACCTATTGCCATCTTTGTGTTTGTAGGTAACATATTTTTAATTTTCACCCATTGGGGAAACTATAAAGGTTTATTTAGAGCTGAATAA
- a CDS encoding VOC family protein, translated as MASKIFINIAVKNLEASKNFFSKLGFTFNPQFTDDKSACMIVGENIFTMLLQEERFKDFTKKELCNAQKYTEVLLSIDVESREKVDELVKKAIEAGGKQYMEPQDYGWMYGHSFADLDGHQWDLFYMNESEIPQ; from the coding sequence ATGGCTAGTAAAATATTCATAAATATAGCTGTTAAAAACCTAGAAGCATCAAAGAACTTTTTTTCCAAACTAGGTTTTACTTTTAATCCTCAGTTTACTGACGATAAATCAGCTTGTATGATTGTTGGAGAAAATATATTTACAATGCTTCTACAAGAAGAACGTTTTAAAGACTTTACCAAAAAAGAACTTTGTAATGCACAAAAATATACCGAAGTCTTACTTTCCATAGATGTGGAAAGTAGAGAAAAAGTAGATGAACTAGTAAAAAAAGCAATTGAAGCTGGTGGAAAGCAATATATGGAACCGCAAGATTATGGATGGATGTACGGACATAGTTTTGCAGATTTAGACGGGCACCAATGGGACCTGTTTTATATGAATGAAAGTGAGATTCCACAATAA
- a CDS encoding anthranilate synthase component I family protein produces the protein MRTSVYKSISNIKLFKKQLLIWSQQFREITFMDSNDYPQDYSNYDCIMAVDALTSIKTDTHNAFEDLKQYQQITKDWIFGYLSYDLKNDVEELYSNKYDGLGFPDLFFYQPKKIFLLKGDQLELHYLNMCDDEFEDDFSEILESVALEDEKESTLNIQQRVSKEAYLKKVSKMLDYIHHGDLYEANFCMEFYAENATIDPLEKFLKLNEISQPPFAVFFKNNTQFLLSASPERYLKKENENLISQPIKGTAKRFLDPKEDEVSKNNLALDPKERAENIMITDLVRNDLSHTAQKGSVNVKELCGMYSFMQVHQMISTVTSKLDFQYSAIDAIKTTFPMGSMTGAPKIAAMKIIEELEETKRGLYSGAVGYFTPNGDFDFNVVIRSILYNQEKKYVSFSVGSAITSLSIPESEYEECLLKAKAMREVLE, from the coding sequence TTGAGAACATCAGTTTATAAGTCCATTTCTAATATAAAATTGTTTAAAAAACAACTTTTAATTTGGTCCCAACAATTCCGTGAAATTACTTTTATGGATAGTAATGATTATCCACAGGATTATTCTAATTACGACTGTATCATGGCTGTTGATGCGCTTACATCCATAAAAACGGATACTCATAATGCATTTGAAGATTTAAAACAATACCAACAAATAACCAAAGATTGGATTTTTGGATATTTGTCTTATGATTTAAAAAATGACGTAGAAGAATTGTATTCTAATAAATATGACGGATTGGGTTTTCCTGATTTATTTTTCTACCAACCCAAAAAAATATTTTTGTTAAAAGGAGATCAGCTTGAACTGCACTATCTCAATATGTGTGATGATGAATTTGAAGATGATTTTTCTGAAATCTTAGAAAGTGTAGCATTAGAAGATGAAAAAGAATCCACTTTAAATATACAACAACGCGTATCTAAAGAAGCGTATCTGAAAAAAGTCTCCAAAATGCTAGATTATATTCATCATGGAGATTTGTATGAGGCCAATTTTTGTATGGAGTTTTATGCCGAAAATGCTACTATTGATCCGTTAGAAAAGTTTTTAAAACTAAATGAAATTTCGCAACCTCCTTTTGCGGTTTTTTTTAAAAATAACACACAATTTTTACTATCTGCTTCACCTGAACGGTATTTGAAAAAAGAAAATGAAAACCTAATTTCTCAACCTATTAAGGGAACAGCGAAGCGTTTTTTGGATCCCAAAGAAGATGAGGTTTCCAAAAATAATTTGGCTTTGGATCCAAAAGAACGAGCCGAAAATATTATGATTACGGATCTGGTTCGGAATGATTTATCACATACAGCTCAAAAAGGTTCCGTGAATGTAAAAGAGCTTTGTGGTATGTATTCTTTTATGCAAGTACACCAAATGATTTCTACCGTTACTTCTAAATTAGATTTTCAATACTCAGCAATTGATGCAATTAAAACCACATTCCCAATGGGAAGTATGACGGGAGCTCCCAAAATAGCTGCAATGAAAATTATTGAAGAACTTGAGGAAACAAAACGAGGTTTATATAGTGGGGCAGTAGGGTATTTTACTCCAAATGGTGATTTTGATTTTAATGTGGTTATTCGGAGCATTTTATACAATCAAGAAAAAAAATACGTTTCCTTTTCAGTGGGAAGCGCCATTACTTCGCTATCAATTCCAGAATCTGAGTATGAGGAATGTTTGCTAAAAGCAAAAGCCATGCGCGAAGTTTTGGAATAA
- the tilS gene encoding tRNA lysidine(34) synthetase TilS, translated as MLDKLKNHIAQHFPFLENKKLFLATSGGLDSMVMAHLFHQLEYKIALAHCNFQLRGLESFGDQKFVQDFADSNGIPVFITQFDTQAFAKDYKLSTQVAARDLRYNWFYELLETENYDYILTAHHADDNIETFLINLSRGTGLEGLTGIPAENGNIIRPLLLFSREEIAQYAKENGIEWREDSSNASDKYLRNKIRHDLVPLLKELNPHFIESFQKTQSYLQESATMVEDASIMVYQQVVRQEEDEMHFNLSQLKRLPNYKSYLYQWLHEFGFSAWDDVYDLVDSQSGKQIFSPEFRLLKDRDYLILSPINFEREKEEYFIEKGVQDVKIPLNLTFCKVDDISINSNTAIFVDEDKLNYPLSIRRWKQGDNFQPFGMEGKSKKLSKFFKDEKFSLLEKENVWILCSGDSIVWVIGYRQDERFRIHSTTQNILKIDLE; from the coding sequence ATGTTAGATAAACTTAAAAATCATATTGCTCAGCACTTTCCTTTTTTGGAGAATAAAAAACTTTTTCTGGCTACAAGTGGTGGTTTGGATAGTATGGTGATGGCTCATTTGTTTCATCAATTAGAATACAAAATAGCTTTGGCACACTGTAATTTTCAATTAAGAGGATTAGAGAGTTTTGGAGATCAAAAATTCGTTCAAGATTTTGCGGACTCAAATGGCATTCCCGTTTTTATAACACAATTTGATACGCAGGCTTTCGCCAAAGATTACAAACTATCAACTCAAGTAGCAGCAAGAGATTTAAGATACAATTGGTTCTACGAGCTTTTGGAAACTGAAAACTATGATTACATCCTTACAGCACATCATGCCGATGATAATATCGAAACCTTTCTGATTAATTTGAGCCGAGGAACAGGTTTAGAAGGACTAACAGGAATTCCAGCTGAAAACGGAAATATTATCCGCCCACTTCTTTTGTTTTCTAGAGAAGAAATTGCTCAATATGCAAAAGAGAACGGGATTGAATGGCGCGAGGACAGTAGCAATGCTTCAGATAAGTATTTGCGAAATAAGATTCGTCATGATTTAGTTCCTTTATTGAAAGAATTGAATCCGCATTTTATTGAATCCTTTCAAAAAACACAATCGTATTTACAAGAATCAGCCACTATGGTAGAAGATGCTTCCATTATGGTGTATCAGCAAGTAGTGCGGCAAGAGGAAGACGAAATGCATTTTAATTTAAGTCAGTTAAAGCGACTGCCTAATTACAAATCCTATTTGTACCAATGGTTGCATGAATTTGGTTTTTCGGCTTGGGATGATGTTTATGATTTGGTGGATAGCCAATCCGGAAAACAGATTTTCTCCCCAGAATTCCGATTATTGAAAGACAGAGATTATTTAATTTTAAGTCCAATCAATTTTGAAAGGGAAAAAGAAGAATATTTTATCGAAAAAGGAGTTCAAGACGTTAAGATTCCCTTAAATCTTACATTTTGTAAAGTAGATGACATTTCCATTAACTCAAATACGGCTATATTTGTTGATGAAGATAAATTAAACTACCCTCTAAGTATACGTAGGTGGAAACAAGGGGATAATTTTCAACCTTTTGGCATGGAAGGAAAGTCTAAAAAACTAAGTAAGTTTTTTAAAGATGAAAAGTTTTCCTTGTTAGAAAAAGAAAATGTTTGGATTTTATGTTCTGGTGATTCCATTGTTTGGGTTATCGGGTACAGACAAGATGAACGTTTTAGAATACATAGTACTACACAAAATATATTAAAAATAGATTTAGAATAA